The window TTTAACCCGGAGTCTGGTTGCTATCTTGCATTTCTGGGCAGAATTACAGCGGACAAGGGTGTTGTCGAAGCTATTGAGATAGCAATGCGCAGCGGTGTGGAGCTAAAAATAGCGGCTAAGGTCGATCCAACGGATCAAGCATATTTCCACGAAAAAGTTCTTCCTCTCTTAGATCACCCTCTAATTAATTTCATAGGTGAAATTAACGAAATCGAAAAGTCAGATTTCCTTGGCAATGCAGCGGCTCTTCTCTTTCCTATAAAGTGGCCGGAGCCTTTTGGACTTGTCATGATAGAGGCACTTGCCTGCGGAACACCTGTGGTGGCTTTTAACCGCGGCTCTGTTCCGGAGATTTTGCAGAATTTTGTTACTGGATTCATCGTCAATTCTATTGAAGAGGCCATTGCCTCTGTTGGCAGGTTGCACCTTATCAGCAGATATCAGTGCCGTGATGTTTTTGAGAGGCGATTTCGTGCTACGGCCATGACAGATGAATATCTTGATGTATATCATCAACTCATTTCATCCCATGATGGTGCCTGTAATGCGGGTTAATCTCCAACAAAATACTGATAGCCATGGAAAAAAATATCGGGGAAGTTATTCAAATTAACGACAGCTGGTATGTCAAGGCGGGATCTTCAAGAACGGATCTGCAGACCAGGGTACTTAAGAATGGTGAATCTTTCGCGATTTTTGATCGATTCGGCGACATCCACCGCATAGGAGTAGGAGAGAAGGGTATCTTTCATCAAGGGACCCGGTACCTGTCTGCCCTTGAAATGCTGTTGAACCGACGGCGACCTATGCTTTTGAATTCTTCCGTTTCACATGACAACACACTGCTTTCCATTGACCTTACTACCCCTGATATGTACAGCGATGGCCAACTGTATCTGGGTAAAGGGAAATTGCATGTTTTCCGTTCGAAACTGCTTTGGAACGAGCAGTACTACGAACATATCCGTGTCATGAATTATGATGCACAGATGTGTTCTGTTGATCTCAGCTTTTCCGTTGGTGCTGACTATGCCGATATTTTTGAGATAAGGGGAATGAAGAGAGCGGCAAAAGGGGAGATCCAGCGCCCTGTGTGGGATGAGAGTATGATTAAACTCAGCTATATCGGGCTTGACCATGTTTTCTATCAGACACGAATACAGTTTGATCCAAAGCCCCAGGGCATCAGCGCAAGTAACACATTCTATTCCTTTAACCTGCATCCCTTCGAATCAGAAAGTATATATTTGCGGATATCATGCAGCAGAGAAAACAGTACCTTTCCTGGGTTCACTTTTTCACGGGCATATCAAGAGTGCAGGGAGAAAAGTCTGGCATCCCGTGCCGCTTTCGTGAGTGTTTATTCTTCAAATGAGCAGTGTAACGAGTGGGTCGAGAGGTCTTCTGCTGACCTTCGGCTTCTGATAACGGAAACAGGCCAGGGGCTTTACCCCTATGCAGGTGTCCCCTGGTTTTGTACGCCTTTCGGTAGAGACGGCCTGATTACCGCTCTTCAGTGCCTTTGGGTGTATCCGGAGCTGGCCAGGGGCGTATTGCAATACCTCGCTCAAAACCAAGCCACAGACTATTCACCTGAAAACGATGCGGAGCCGGGCAAGATATTGCATGAAAGCCGAAAGGGAGAGATGGCGGCTATGGGAGAAATCCCTTTTGCCCGTTACTATGGGAGTGTTGATTCAACACCTCTGTTTTTACTTCTGGCCGTCTACTATTATGACCGAACCGGTGACAGGGACTTTATGCTGGAGCTTTGGCCTCATCTTCTTGCTGCACTGGACTGGATCAGGGACTCTGGAGATATCGATGGTGACGGGTTTGTAGAATACCAGCGAAAAAGCGAACAGGGAATTCTTCAGCAGGGGTGGAAGGATTCCAATGATTCAATTTTCCATGAGGATGGTACTGATGTAACCGGGCCCATAGCGCTTTGCGAGGTGCAGGGTTATGTCTACGAGGCAAAGTTGAAGTTATCGGGCTTAGCTGCGGTCTTAGGGCAATCAGCGTTAGCTGAAAGCCTGCTCGATGAAGCGGTGCACTTAAAAAAGAAGTTTAATGAGAGTTTTTGGCTGGAAGATCTGAAGACATATGCCATTGCACTGGATGGCGATAAGAGGCCTTGCAGGGTGCGTTCCTCAAATGCCGGTCATGCCCTGTACAATGCGATCGCGGATGAGAAAAGTGCAGGCGCGCTGGTGGAAACCCTCTTGTCCCCGAACTCATTCAGCAACTGGGGGGTGCGAACCCTGGCTATGGGGGAAGCACGTTATAATCCGATGTCCTACCATAATGGATCTGTATGGCCCCATGACAATGCGCTTATCGCCATGGGGATGGCACGGTACGGCTTTAAAACAGAGGCATCGAAAATTTTCACAGCCATGTTCAATACCGCAATGTCCGTCGATCTGTTCCGTTTGCCGGAACTTTTTTGCGGATTTCATAGACGACATGGGCAAAATCCGACCTTATATCCCGTAGCCTGTTCACCACAGGCGTGGGCGAGTGGGGCTGTGTTCATGTTGCTGCAGGCCACCCTCGGACTCACATTTTTTCATGAGAAACCGCAGATACGATTTACCCGTCCCTTTTTACCTGACTCTCTCGATTCAGTTCACCTGTCGAACCTGAAGGTTTGTAATGGGGAAGTGGACCTTGTGATACGGCGAAACTATAACGAGGCCGGAATTCATGTAATACGGAAGACAGGTGACATTGAGATTGCAGTTATAATGTGAATATTTCAAAGTGCCAAACCCCGCATAGCAGGCTGGTGTCTGCTATTTGCGGCAGGCATCAGCCGGTTATCGGCTGTGTTATGGGATCTGATTACCCTTAATCTTCAGCTTGAAAAAAGGTTAGGTGATAGACCTGAGGTGCCAGGCGTGACCGATTGGCAAGCGACCAATCCCTGGAATAATTGTGAAATTGGCTTGTGGAGAAAAGCTTTTTAGCTTTAGGTTGTTACTCCTATCACCTTTCTCCTCACGCTCCTCTCCTTGAAGCTGAGCTGTAGTGGTAATCAGATTACAGAGACATGATTATTTCCCTCTTTTGATGATTTGCCGGATATAACGTTTTATTTCCCGAAGGCTTGAAGGCGTTGGCTCCGTACTATTCTGCAGGCGAAGGTACTCTGCTTCGTCTTGGCGCTGTTTGACTACAACGGCAATGCGATCAGCTACATCAGGGTATTTCTGCACCAGTTCTTTCATTATGTCGAAATTAATACGTATGAGGGTAACATCGGTCTGCGCTGTCCAATGGGTCGGGATAGGTTGGTCGGTGAACATGGATACCAGGCCGTAACTTTCTCCCGGGCCCAATTCCCCTATGATTATTTTTTTGTTGTTTACGAGCCTGGTGGAGACCTCTACCACCCCGCTGATAAGAACATCAAAGGCATCTACTTCGCCCTCGTCATATTGTATGACCGATCCCGTATCGTAATGTTTCTGATGGCTTACCACTGCTATTTTCTCTATTTCGTCATCCTCAAGGTTGGAGAAAATCGGCTGACTTTTAAGAGCCAGTTGAACAGTTGGAGGCTCTGCTACCGGAATTTCAGATTTCCTGATACGCATTTCGCTGGTTATGGTTGAGGGAGATATTCCCGCCTGCTGGAGGACATAATGTATCTCCCGGTACAGTTCCTCGCGCCCCCTGAACATGGATGGGTAGTTGGGGAATGATATCCAGCACATATACGTGTAGGGGACGGATGAGGCGTCTGTGAGTCGGACAACCGGTGCCGGATGCTTCAAGACATGTTTGCAGCGATAAAGTCCCTCAAGCAACAGTTGTTTGGCAAAACGGGGGTCAAGTTCCGCAGGAAGGTTGATAGTATACCATGGCCGGTATCGATGAAATTCATTGCCGCAGTTGGTAAACCCCTGTTTGGCCATCTTTGAATTCGGAATCACATTTGTTGTGTTATCCCAGCCTCTAAGCCAGGTGGCCCTCCAATTGATATCAACAACCATTCCTTCAGTACCGTCATTGAGCCGAATCCAGTCTCCAATGCGAAAGGCCCCTTCCACCCCCAAGGCAATACCGGAGAATAAATCCCCCAGTGTTTGTTGCAGGGCGAATCCCAGCAGTGCTGTTGCCAAACCGGTCGAAACCCATACACTGGTAAAGGAATATCCCTGCTGCCAGGAAAAAACTCCCAGGGTTACGAAAATTGAAGAACCGAAAATGACGCCACGCAGCAACCCTGATACCGTACTGGTCGTTTTTCCCTTGCTCATATATTTTTTCACAACGAAGGCATGAACAACAGCAGCAAGCTGCACGCCAACGATAAGAAAAAAGATAATAGTAAAAAATAAAGACGGCCATCTATCCTGAGCGAGCCCTGCAAACTTCGTAAACAAATGGTAGAAAAACGTATGGGCAATTAAAAAAGCCAGGGGTATGCAAAAAAAGTTGATAACCGGAACGAGAACAGGAAAAGAATCTTTAACAGGTTGTATGGGTGGGAATTTGATAACTGCTAAATAGCATAGTGTCAATACCGCCAGGATGATTGTCGTAATTGGTGCATATTCATAAAAGTGTAGCAGTATGGTAGTGGTGTTTTCCAGCATAGGATTAACCTTCTTTTCCCTGGAGTAAATGTGATAGGCAGAACAAAATGTAGGGTCGGATGGTGGATTTGAATAGAGCTAAAAGTGATGTAAACACCTCAGGGAACCATTTCTTCACCGCGTATTGCCTGAATAACTGTATCGTTCGGCTGCGGTTGGTAAAGCTTTTTTCAAGCAGCGCTGTTTATTGCATTTTGCCACAGACAGAATGAATCTACATTCTTTAAGGTGTGATCCGCAAGCCTGGGGTTGCCTTTTTCAGCAATCTCACGGATACCGGCAAGCGCATTGTCGTCAGCGGGAAAGTACAGAGGAAGAACTCCTGTGTTTTGGGGTCGTGCTTCAAAGAGCTTCCTGGAATAGCGTTCACGCTCACAGTCTTCCAGGAATTTTTCCTTACTGAAAAAGTTCAGGCTGCCTAGAGCACCCATGGCGTGTCGTACGATATGCACCCCATATTTGCGTAACGAATTGCGGCTCATTTCAGACTCGAAAATAGCCAGGGAAGACACTTCCGTCAAGCTGGTGCTGCCTCCGGTCTGGGCTGAGGGGTACCCGGTAATCCAGAGGTTGAGCCGTGCCAGAGCCGCATTGATGAGAGGCTGACAGGGAGAGCTGTAAGAAAGATTGCCACCTGTCTCCGTCACACTGGGGAGGCCTCCGTGAATGCACAAGACACCCGGGTTAACAGTCTGGGCGATAATCATCATAAAGAGCACCTGGGCATGAATCTGCGTCAGCAACGACTCCGGACTGCAGGCGCCGGATACGCCGGCAATAGTCTGGTCTATCAGCAGCAGGTTGTTGCCGGAGCGGGCACTGCGCAAAAATGGGTCCACCATGCTATTCATGGGCGCCAGGGAGGAAAGCAGGCTAGTGCCGTCGATCCAGTGTTCCTTGCCCGATAAAAATTGCACCTCGTCAGCGTTCATCGTGTTGGTGGTGATCATTTTCAGCCCTTGATAGTCTCGCTCCATCAACCGGGCTACCTCAAAAAGGGATATGCTCTTGTCGCAGGCAACCGGCAGGCTGAAAATGTTCACAATATCCTGCTGTTCAGCCACCAGGCGGGTGATCTGGTCGTACTCTTTGCGAGTGGCCGGGCGGAGTTCTTCGTCGGTGCTCCGTTTGAGAAAGGGTGATGTCGAACCTGTGCCAAAAGAGTTTCGACCAGGGTCTCCGGGCATTTCTCGGGGGACCAGCTCCAGGCAACGGTCGATGTAACTCCGTTTTATGGGGATAAACAGCGCTGTTTCATTTTCGAAATCAATGGCATCCGCTTCCAGGAGAATATCCATAAGAGTCTGGTTCCCTGAAATATTCATGCCGATTTCCGTCAAGACCTGTTTGGCGTTTTCGTCGATACGCTGATAGATCCTCTTCTCGGCTATCAGGTCGTCAATATCCTCCAGCCGTAATCGGGCTGATTCGAGAATTGTTTCATCGGTGACATGCTGCAGCATCTCCTGATAGAGGGCTTTTGCTTTGCTGAAATGAGTTTCCTGTTCCAGGACAATCCCTTTCGCCAGGATAGATTCCCCGTGTGGGCCCATGGTAATGCTCCTCAAGCCGAGGTGATGGTGCACCGGCTAGAGAGCTGGTCAGCGCTGGTCTGTTGCTGTAGTGCACTGAGAGAAGTTCTCCGCAATTGAAACGTTATTCGACTCATACCAGAATATACCCTCTGATGTCTGAGGGGAAATCAGGCTGGGTAGATAATCTGTACGCAACTATATCTGTTTTTCATACTGTAGGGGCAGCAGGCGAAGCAGCAGTGTGCCGAAGCGCATGATGGCCCATAAAAAAATGAGTGGCAGGAGTATGGTGTTCAAGACAAAAACCACGATAAGATCGACAATCTGGTCTATCAATTCCAGCGACATCTTCTTGAGCAGTTCGATCTTGTTTTTGGCTTCCAGCATGCGCTGCCCCTGACTCATGGTCTGGTTGACCAGCTCTTTGGTTTTGCTCCAGATTCCCTTTTCATCCTGCGGGCTTTCCCCTTCAGTCTCTTCTTGCTGCCCGCCCTCAGTGGGACCGAGCAGGTTATCGAGTTGCTGTGACTCAAGGTCGGCCACGGTACGGCCCAGCACTTCAACCGAGAGATCATGCTTTTCCTGCAAAAAGGTAACATAGACCTGTTCGTTGATATAGGCCATGGCTGGCACAGCGAAACGCAGCACCACTGCGGTGACCACCAGCACCACACCACTTCTGGTAAGCTGTGGCCTGTATTTCAATGGCAACCAGAGGCCCAGGAGCAGCACGATCAAAGCCAGTGCCAGAATGATCTGGACAGAGACAAAAGGTGTAATTTCAATAAGGAACTTCTGGGACCCAAGAGAGGTGAGGCTGACCAGCATCACCCAGGAGAAACGTTCAATGAGGTCGTTGATCGGGTCCAGGGCGGCGCCGAGGGCGAGTGAGACACCAACTCCGCCCGGTTCGAGCTGGAGCGTGCTCTCCTGAAAAACTGAGATCACCCCGTTAAAAGTGCGGGCCATGGCAAAGGAGGCGGCGGCACGCAGCAGGGCCTGATCCACATAATCGGTGGCAACACTGTCTACAGTCGTGAAGGCTCTGTTTTCAAAGAGGTAGCTGCGGGGCATCTCAAAGCAGGAACCTATCAAAACAAGCACCAGTAAGGCGGTCATCACAACTTTTCGATGCTTCGAAAGCGAGGCCATGGAACACTCCTTGATGGGGTATTGTAGCTGTTTTTATCGCATATGGCTAAATCTGCATTAGTATATCGAATTATGAAAGAATGTACAGTGCTTGCACCTTTTGAATAAGTACAGATACAGCCCCGGTTACAGTTCAGGATTGGTACATAGGTCGTCAAAACTCACAATAACAGGAGGCGGATATGGAGCTTAGCACAAAGAAGGTGGCGATATTGATTGAGGATATGTTCAATATCTACGAGTTCTGGTACCCGTATTACCGGCTGAAAGAGGCGGGAGTTGAGGTTGTTGTGGTTGGTTCCGGCAGAAAGAAGAGCTTTACCGGTAAGCCTGCCACGGAGATAAAAGCTGATGTGGCGGCGGTCGATGTCTCGGCTGATGAGTTTGACGGAGTGGTCATCCCGGGTGGTTATGCACCGGACATGATGCGGCGTTATCCTGCCATGGTGAAGCTGGTGGCAGATGCGGTCAATGCAGACAAGATGGTGGCCTCTATCTGTCATGCGGGCTGGATGCTCTGTTCGGCGAAGGTCCTGCAGGGCAGAAAGGTCACCTCGTATTTCGCCATTAAAGACGATATGATCCACGCCGGCGCCGATTGGGTGGATGAGGCGGTAGTTATTGATGGCAAACTGGTCACCAGCAGAACGCCGGATGACCTGCCGGTTTTTCTGCCGGCCATACTGGAGGTTCTGGGCCGATAACTTCTGGAGTTTTAGATTCTTTCTGTTGGTGTGAGCTGGGAGTGGGCCGACTTATCTTTTCCGAACACGCCGGCTGTCAGTATTCTGTCAGCCGGCGTGGTGCATGAAAAGGCCCGTATCAGAGGCTTTCGTCTCTGTTGCAATCTTTGGAATAGATGTATTCCATGCGATCAAGGCCGGTGCCGTAGCAGGCCTGTTTGCAAAACGGGGCAAACCAGATGAAGTCTTCTGCCTGGACGGGTATCCAGGTCTCATCGAGAAGATAGAGGCCCTGGCCGGTGTAGATATAGGCCCCGTGTTCCTGTACGTGGGTTTCTACGAAAGGATGGCATCCGCCGGGCAAAAATGCCAGGGTGTGGAAGTTCATATCGAAGCTTTCACCGGTCGGCAGCAGATCGCGCACCAGGACGTTTTCCATATCGTCATAATTGCTTTCATTGATCCTGTGGATGTTGCCTGTCACCGTCCAGGGGAGTTTCACTTCCGGGTCCGGATGGGGGGTGAAGCGCTGCTTGTAGAGCAGAATACGAACCTCGCCGTCACCTTTTGACTTAAAGTGAATCCCTGCTCCCGGAGGGGAGTAAATGTATCCGCCTGCGGTGAGGGTCTCGGTGGTGTCGCCCGATTTTACTTCAAGGCCGCCCATGCCATCGAGCACGAAGAGCAGGGTCTCGAGGCCTTCTTCAGCCCCGTAGGCCATGGTCGTCTCGCCTGTGGTGCTGACCGTGCCGATCATCTGTACGAAGCTTGCGCCAAGTTTTGGCGAAGCGAGTATGGTCATCTGGCAGTCCCTGATTCCGGGAATGACGTTGATTACTCGGCCTTCGGGGCTAATGACAGCGTACTTGCCCGGCTCCAGAACCGATCTGTTTTTTAGTAATCCCTTAGGGTATCCCATTTATTTTCTCCAAAAATCACTTACCGAATTTCTCGCGCCATATTTCGCCTGTCTGCTCCATGTCTGATTCTGCACAGGTGCGGCGCATTCTGTGCAGTGTCGGCATGCCGAGGGAGAATTCCTGCAGCCAGTTTCTGGCGAAAATACCATTTTCGGTTTCCTCGAAGATTTTCTCCATCTCTTCTTCATTAATAACCCGGGGGCCACTGTGACGCACGGCAAATTCACAGGTTCTGCTGGCGCGTGAGGTGAGGTAGG of the Desulfosediminicola ganghwensis genome contains:
- a CDS encoding glycosyltransferase family 4 protein; this translates as MKIAQVAPITESVPPKLYGGTERIVSFLTEELVRRGHDVTLFASGDSQTKARLCSYPDKAWRIQPCCSDALAVQILQLERVFRELDLYDIVHFHTDYLQFPFLRRLPVNHVTTLHGRLDLPEHTMIFNEYREAPVVSISNNQRKALPMANWQKTVYNGIDDSLLNFNPESGCYLAFLGRITADKGVVEAIEIAMRSGVELKIAAKVDPTDQAYFHEKVLPLLDHPLINFIGEINEIEKSDFLGNAAALLFPIKWPEPFGLVMIEALACGTPVVAFNRGSVPEILQNFVTGFIVNSIEEAIASVGRLHLISRYQCRDVFERRFRATAMTDEYLDVYHQLISSHDGACNAG
- a CDS encoding amylo-alpha-1,6-glucosidase produces the protein MEKNIGEVIQINDSWYVKAGSSRTDLQTRVLKNGESFAIFDRFGDIHRIGVGEKGIFHQGTRYLSALEMLLNRRRPMLLNSSVSHDNTLLSIDLTTPDMYSDGQLYLGKGKLHVFRSKLLWNEQYYEHIRVMNYDAQMCSVDLSFSVGADYADIFEIRGMKRAAKGEIQRPVWDESMIKLSYIGLDHVFYQTRIQFDPKPQGISASNTFYSFNLHPFESESIYLRISCSRENSTFPGFTFSRAYQECREKSLASRAAFVSVYSSNEQCNEWVERSSADLRLLITETGQGLYPYAGVPWFCTPFGRDGLITALQCLWVYPELARGVLQYLAQNQATDYSPENDAEPGKILHESRKGEMAAMGEIPFARYYGSVDSTPLFLLLAVYYYDRTGDRDFMLELWPHLLAALDWIRDSGDIDGDGFVEYQRKSEQGILQQGWKDSNDSIFHEDGTDVTGPIALCEVQGYVYEAKLKLSGLAAVLGQSALAESLLDEAVHLKKKFNESFWLEDLKTYAIALDGDKRPCRVRSSNAGHALYNAIADEKSAGALVETLLSPNSFSNWGVRTLAMGEARYNPMSYHNGSVWPHDNALIAMGMARYGFKTEASKIFTAMFNTAMSVDLFRLPELFCGFHRRHGQNPTLYPVACSPQAWASGAVFMLLQATLGLTFFHEKPQIRFTRPFLPDSLDSVHLSNLKVCNGEVDLVIRRNYNEAGIHVIRKTGDIEIAVIM
- a CDS encoding mechanosensitive ion channel domain-containing protein, with product MSKGKTTSTVSGLLRGVIFGSSIFVTLGVFSWQQGYSFTSVWVSTGLATALLGFALQQTLGDLFSGIALGVEGAFRIGDWIRLNDGTEGMVVDINWRATWLRGWDNTTNVIPNSKMAKQGFTNCGNEFHRYRPWYTINLPAELDPRFAKQLLLEGLYRCKHVLKHPAPVVRLTDASSVPYTYMCWISFPNYPSMFRGREELYREIHYVLQQAGISPSTITSEMRIRKSEIPVAEPPTVQLALKSQPIFSNLEDDEIEKIAVVSHQKHYDTGSVIQYDEGEVDAFDVLISGVVEVSTRLVNNKKIIIGELGPGESYGLVSMFTDQPIPTHWTAQTDVTLIRINFDIMKELVQKYPDVADRIAVVVKQRQDEAEYLRLQNSTEPTPSSLREIKRYIRQIIKRGK
- a CDS encoding trimethylamine methyltransferase family protein, which produces MGPHGESILAKGIVLEQETHFSKAKALYQEMLQHVTDETILESARLRLEDIDDLIAEKRIYQRIDENAKQVLTEIGMNISGNQTLMDILLEADAIDFENETALFIPIKRSYIDRCLELVPREMPGDPGRNSFGTGSTSPFLKRSTDEELRPATRKEYDQITRLVAEQQDIVNIFSLPVACDKSISLFEVARLMERDYQGLKMITTNTMNADEVQFLSGKEHWIDGTSLLSSLAPMNSMVDPFLRSARSGNNLLLIDQTIAGVSGACSPESLLTQIHAQVLFMMIIAQTVNPGVLCIHGGLPSVTETGGNLSYSSPCQPLINAALARLNLWITGYPSAQTGGSTSLTEVSSLAIFESEMSRNSLRKYGVHIVRHAMGALGSLNFFSKEKFLEDCERERYSRKLFEARPQNTGVLPLYFPADDNALAGIREIAEKGNPRLADHTLKNVDSFCLWQNAINSAA
- a CDS encoding type 1 glutamine amidotransferase domain-containing protein, whose translation is MELSTKKVAILIEDMFNIYEFWYPYYRLKEAGVEVVVVGSGRKKSFTGKPATEIKADVAAVDVSADEFDGVVIPGGYAPDMMRRYPAMVKLVADAVNADKMVASICHAGWMLCSAKVLQGRKVTSYFAIKDDMIHAGADWVDEAVVIDGKLVTSRTPDDLPVFLPAILEVLGR
- the allE gene encoding (S)-ureidoglycine aminohydrolase, translated to MGYPKGLLKNRSVLEPGKYAVISPEGRVINVIPGIRDCQMTILASPKLGASFVQMIGTVSTTGETTMAYGAEEGLETLLFVLDGMGGLEVKSGDTTETLTAGGYIYSPPGAGIHFKSKGDGEVRILLYKQRFTPHPDPEVKLPWTVTGNIHRINESNYDDMENVLVRDLLPTGESFDMNFHTLAFLPGGCHPFVETHVQEHGAYIYTGQGLYLLDETWIPVQAEDFIWFAPFCKQACYGTGLDRMEYIYSKDCNRDESL